The following proteins are co-located in the Epinephelus moara isolate mb unplaced genomic scaffold, YSFRI_EMoa_1.0 scaffold1089, whole genome shotgun sequence genome:
- the LOC126386936 gene encoding tyrosine-protein kinase-like otk: MEIASICMLLTATLSIQPDTSQFFRYDNIYLKCDTPPNSTGWTLRKSHAYHTPEPCDDSCVLCDVYPSDSGMYWCESEHGNCTSNTINVTVVAGVVLLESPTHPVSEGDEVTLSCKYKGRYSNTPTTQFAATFYKNNIPIAGGHNGTLIIRSVSICDQGYYKCKHPTKGESPESWLDVIASPRTAAGAQCELEVAAKDHVTLPCQMYTSDYPTYIVWRKAESGYVYIYYDGQERTVYPYLDCVERKHPGTRTGDASIIMRNVSTYDAGTYTCGVVVAVGAREQYDVKLTVIEDDPIYPVGTQPTIVSMGTVTTVSNVYVLGLGLLIASHWHVYV; encoded by the coding sequence ATGGAGATCGCGTCAATCTGTATGCTACTTACAGCTACACTGAGCATCCAACCCGACACATCGCAGTTCTTTCGGTATGACAACATATATCTTAAGTGTGATACGCCACCAAATTCTACCGGTTGGACACTAAGAAAGAGTCATGCGTATCATACACCGGAACCCTGTGATGACAGCTGTGTACTTTGCGATGTGTACCCCTCAGATAGTGGAATGTACTGGTGTGAGTCCGAGCATGGCAATTGTACCAGTAACACAATCAACGTCACGGTTGTAGCCGGTGTTGTGCTATTGGAGAGCCCTACACACCCTGTGAGTGAGGGAGATGAAGTGACATTGAGCTGCAAATACAAGGGCAGATACTCAAATACCCCTACAACACAGTTTGCAGCCACGTTCTACAAGAACAACATTCCTATTGCTGGCGGACACAACGGGACCCTGATAATCCGGTCCGTATCCATATGCGACCAAGGTTACTACAAGTGTAAGCATCCTACGAAAGGAGAGTCACCTGAGAGCTGGTTGGATGTGATAGCCAGCCCCCGGACTGCAGCTGGCGCCCAGTGTGAACTGGAGGTTGCAGCTAAAGACCACGTAACCCTTCCATGTCAGATGTACACATCCGACTACCCCACATACATAGTGTGGCGTAAAGCCGAGTCGGGTTATGTGTATATCTACTACGATGGGCAGGAACGCACAGTATACCCTTACCTAGACTGCGTGGAGCGGAAACATCCAGGGACAAGGACTGGAGACGCCTCTATTATTATGAGGAATGTGAGCACGTATGATGCTGGAACATACACGTGTGGTGTAGTAGTAGCAGTCGGGGCACGTGAACAATATGATGTAAAGCTGACTGTCATAGAAGATGATCCCATATATCCCGTAGGAACCCAACCTACAATTGTAAGTATGGGCACCGTGACCACCGTCTCAAATGTGTACGTGTTGGGACTTGGTCTGCTGATAGCCAGCCACTGGCATGTATATgtataa